In Drosophila willistoni isolate 14030-0811.24 chromosome XR unlocalized genomic scaffold, UCI_dwil_1.1 Seg144, whole genome shotgun sequence, one DNA window encodes the following:
- the LOC6638655 gene encoding glutaminyl-peptide cyclotransferase, which yields MLQLILILAALGQLPTLLAQKQQWRPAPSSTASVNPQQQRPLLIDDEVHFNQTLNSILVPRVVGSQGHQQVLQFLVQSLTNLGFQTELDEFRQRVPVLGELQFTNVIGYINPTAQNFLTLACHYDSKYFPNDPNFVGATDSAVPCAILLNTAKTLQPFLKKQFLNRSDLGLMLVFFDGEEAFKDWTNADSVYGARHLASKLAKTRSVLSGTNQSIRNIDRIEVLVLLDLIGAPNAKFSSFHQNTHGLHTSLVQIEQSLRKAGQLQGNGKMFLSLPSGGQVDDDHRPFLEENVPVLHLIATPFPDVWHTPKDNAEHLHWPSIRNFVKVFRSFVYQYIRLHTEPVNLRYQRG from the exons ATGTTACAGCTAATCTTGATCTTGGCGGCCCTAGGCCAACTGCCCACACTGCTGGCTCAAAAGCAACAATGGAGACCAGCACCAAGCAGCACAGCCTCCGTCAAT CCACAACAACAGCGACCATTACTGATCGATGATGAAGTGCATTTTAATCAGACTTTGAATTCGATTTTGGTGCCGCGAGTAGTTGGCAGTCAAGGCCATCAACAGGTGCTCCAATTTCTAGTCCAGTCGCTTACCAATCTGGGCTTTCAAACGGAATTGGATGAGTTTAGGCAGCGTGTCCCAGTGTTGGGCGAATTACAATTCACCAATGTTATTGGCTATATTAATCCTACGGCGCAGAATTTTTTAACTCTCGCCTGTCACTATGATAGCAAATATTTTCCCAATGATCCGAATTTCGTCGGGGCCACCGATTCGGCAGTTCCCTGTGCAATACTATTGAACACGGCCAAGACTTTGCAGCCGTTTCTTAAAAAGCAATTTCTTAATCGAAGCGATTTAGGTTTAATG CTCGTGTTCTTTGATGGTGAAGAGGCTTTCAAGGATTGGACCAATGCGGATTCGGTTTACGGTGCCCGTCACTTGGCCAGCAAATTGGCCAAAACGCGTAGCGTTTTATCTGGAACAAATCAATCCATACGTAATATAGATCGTATA GAAGTTTTGGTTCTGCTGGATCTTATTGGTGCCCCCAATGCCAAATTCTCCAGTTTCCATCAAAATACACACGGGCTGCACACGAGTTTAGTGCAAATCGAGCAATCATTGCGTAAAGCTGGTCAATTGCAGGGCAATGGTAAAATGTTCCTAAGCCTTCCTTCTGGTGGACAGGTGGATGATGATCATCGTCCATTTTTGGAAGAAA ATGTACCCGTTCTGCATTTAATAGCTACACCCTTTCCCGATGTTTGGCATACGCCAAAAGATAATGCCGAACATTTGCATTGGCCGTCCATAAGGaattttgttaaagttttccGTAGTTTTGTTTATCAATACATTAGGCTGCACACCGAACCCGTAAATCTACGCTACCAAAGAGGATAA